One window of Psychrobacillus sp. FSL H8-0483 genomic DNA carries:
- a CDS encoding HD-GYP domain-containing protein → MEYTLENLEELRLGSVIAQDILVNTKTPIIRKDTKITREHIQVLRAFNISKVPIALDNVFNRTEEEINKLNEEKVTIEKKVSLPEIKTSFGKLYNDAVNNYYKEFNSWEAGIKVDVARLRTIIMPLVDKAMEDKQIFSLLNEFSSPDRYIAHHAIAVGIFSGAIAKKLRFPPGQINQLATAGLMADVGMAKVDRKIREKKSYLTETDFSEIKKHTIYSFQMIKDSPLLKPEMKLAIFQHHERLNGSGYPKGERMENISIESQIIAIADVYHAMTSERIYRSRSSSFKVLEMIKEEEFGKYSIEVVNALISLVGALPISTRVRLSNGEIGEIVFLHRDSPMRPMIRLTETGQIFDLATNRSMHIECVIN, encoded by the coding sequence ATGGAATATACTTTAGAAAATTTAGAAGAGTTAAGATTAGGAAGTGTAATTGCACAAGATATACTAGTTAATACGAAAACCCCTATTATACGAAAAGATACAAAAATAACTAGAGAGCATATCCAAGTATTACGTGCTTTTAATATTAGTAAAGTACCTATAGCATTAGATAATGTATTTAATAGAACAGAAGAAGAAATAAATAAGCTAAATGAAGAAAAAGTAACAATTGAGAAAAAAGTGAGCCTACCAGAAATTAAAACAAGCTTTGGTAAATTATATAATGATGCTGTTAATAACTATTATAAAGAGTTTAATTCGTGGGAAGCAGGAATAAAGGTAGATGTAGCAAGATTACGTACTATTATTATGCCTTTAGTAGATAAAGCAATGGAAGACAAACAAATATTTTCTCTTTTAAATGAGTTTTCCTCTCCTGATAGGTATATTGCTCACCATGCAATCGCAGTTGGAATTTTTTCGGGTGCTATAGCTAAAAAATTACGTTTTCCTCCTGGACAAATAAATCAATTAGCAACAGCTGGATTGATGGCAGATGTAGGAATGGCAAAGGTAGATAGAAAAATTAGAGAAAAAAAATCTTATTTAACAGAAACTGATTTCTCAGAGATTAAGAAACATACCATTTATAGTTTTCAAATGATTAAAGATAGTCCATTGTTGAAACCTGAAATGAAATTAGCAATTTTTCAACACCATGAGCGATTGAATGGAAGTGGCTATCCTAAAGGTGAGCGAATGGAAAACATTTCGATAGAATCTCAAATCATCGCAATAGCAGATGTATATCATGCCATGACATCTGAGCGAATCTATCGTTCAAGAAGTTCTTCTTTTAAAGTATTAGAAATGATTAAAGAAGAAGAATTCGGTAAATATAGTATCGAGGTTGTAAATGCATTAATCTCTTTAGTAGGTGCTTTACCTATTTCTACGCGCGTTCGTTTATCGAATGGAGAAATAGGAGAAATTGTATTCTTACATAGAGACTCTCCCATGAGACCAATGATTAGATTAACCGAAACAGGACAAATCTTTGATTTGGCTACTAATCGATCTATGCATATAGAGTGTGTAATAAATTAA